A genome region from Mycobacterium florentinum includes the following:
- the eccD gene encoding type VII secretion integral membrane protein EccD, which yields MTAVADAPQADIEGISQPRAVVVGIMAGEGVQIGVLLDANAPVSVMTDPLLKVVNSRLRELGETPLEATGRGKWALCLVDGSPLRATQSLTEQDVLDGDRLWIRFVADTEKRSQVIEHISTAVSQNLSKRFAAIDPVVAVQVGASMVAGGVLLASVLLGWWRWHHNSWLTTIYAAAIAAVALGVSTMLLMRAQTQADRRVADIMLVSSLGPLAIAAAGAPPGGVGSPHAVLGFGVLTIAAILALRFTGRRLGLYTAIITVSSLTTIAALARMVAMTSAVTMLTTIVLVCVIGYQCAPAMSRRLSGIRLPVFPSATSRWVFEARPDLPTTVTRTGGGPPVLEGPASVRDVLLQAERARSFLSGLLLGFGVLMVVSLAGLSDPHTGQRWLPLLLAGFSAGFLMLRGRSYVDRLQAITLAGTSVAIVATVVVRYALELQSPLSVSVCVGILVLLPAAGLVSAAVVPNSIYSPLFRKFVEWIEYVCLMPIFPLALWLMNVYAAIRYR from the coding sequence ATGACTGCGGTAGCTGATGCGCCACAGGCTGATATTGAGGGAATCTCACAGCCACGGGCAGTCGTAGTTGGCATCATGGCCGGCGAGGGTGTCCAGATCGGCGTTCTGTTGGACGCCAACGCCCCGGTCTCGGTGATGACCGACCCGCTGCTGAAGGTGGTCAACAGCCGCCTGCGCGAGCTCGGCGAGACTCCGCTGGAGGCGACGGGTCGCGGCAAGTGGGCGTTGTGCCTGGTCGACGGTTCGCCGTTGCGGGCCACCCAGTCGCTGACCGAGCAGGACGTCCTCGACGGCGATCGCTTGTGGATCCGGTTCGTCGCGGACACCGAGAAGCGCTCCCAGGTCATCGAGCACATTTCCACCGCCGTCTCGCAGAACCTGAGCAAGCGGTTCGCCGCGATCGACCCGGTCGTTGCGGTACAGGTCGGCGCCTCGATGGTGGCCGGCGGCGTTCTCCTGGCCTCGGTGTTGCTGGGCTGGTGGCGCTGGCACCACAACTCGTGGCTGACCACCATCTACGCCGCTGCCATCGCCGCCGTCGCGCTGGGCGTTTCGACGATGCTGCTGATGCGCGCCCAGACGCAGGCCGATCGGCGCGTCGCCGACATCATGCTGGTAAGCAGCCTTGGACCGCTGGCGATCGCCGCGGCCGGAGCGCCACCCGGCGGGGTCGGATCGCCGCATGCGGTGTTGGGCTTCGGTGTCCTCACCATTGCCGCGATCCTGGCGCTGCGGTTCACCGGACGTCGGCTCGGGTTGTACACCGCGATCATCACCGTCAGCTCGCTGACAACGATCGCGGCCCTGGCGCGCATGGTCGCGATGACCAGCGCCGTCACCATGCTGACCACCATCGTGCTGGTCTGCGTGATCGGTTACCAGTGCGCACCGGCCATGTCGCGCCGGCTGTCCGGTATCCGGCTGCCGGTGTTCCCGTCGGCCACCAGCCGCTGGGTCTTCGAGGCCCGGCCCGATCTGCCCACCACCGTGACCCGCACCGGCGGCGGCCCGCCGGTCCTCGAGGGACCCGCATCGGTGCGCGACGTGCTGTTGCAAGCCGAACGTGCCCGGTCGTTCCTGTCGGGCCTGCTGCTCGGCTTCGGCGTGCTGATGGTGGTGTCGCTGGCGGGGCTGTCTGACCCGCACACCGGGCAACGGTGGCTGCCGCTGCTGCTGGCCGGCTTCAGCGCGGGCTTCCTGATGCTGCGCGGCCGTTCCTACGTGGATCGCCTGCAGGCGATCACCCTGGCCGGGACGTCCGTGGCGATCGTCGCGACAGTCGTGGTGCGCTACGCACTGGAACTGCAGTCGCCGCTCTCGGTGTCGGTCTGCGTGGGAATCCTGGTGCTGCTGCCCGCGGCTGGCCTGGTGTCTGCGGCGGTCGTGCCGAACAGCATC